A genomic segment from Streptosporangium roseum DSM 43021 encodes:
- a CDS encoding aromatic ring-hydroxylating oxygenase subunit alpha: MTALPPSLISTLPGGYYADEGVFALEQAEIFESMWFCAVRAAELDRPGAFRTVQVGRESVLLTRSRDGSIRAFLNVCRHRGSRLRTEESGQVKNAFSCPYHAWTYDLEGRLIAAPNLTRMPGLDRSGYGLVNVHVREWLGYAWVCLADDPPSFEADVVGEVVTRLGAEEPIRNYGIDELAVGRRIVYDVKANWKLVVENFMECYHCATIHPELTEVLPEFADGYAAQSFVGHGAEFGEEVRGFTVDGSEGVDRIPGVSEDQDRRYYAITVKPQVFINLVPDHVIIHRMFPLAAGRTIVECDWLFREDVVGRGTDLGPSVELFHRVNLQDFDACERCQPAMGSRAYARGGVLVPSEHHIGEFHAWVLGRLGAASA, from the coding sequence GTGACCGCCCTGCCGCCCAGCCTGATCTCCACCCTGCCCGGCGGCTACTACGCCGACGAGGGCGTCTTCGCCCTGGAACAGGCGGAGATCTTCGAGTCGATGTGGTTCTGCGCCGTCCGCGCCGCCGAGCTGGACAGGCCCGGCGCCTTCAGGACGGTTCAGGTGGGGCGGGAGAGCGTCCTGCTCACCCGGAGCCGGGACGGCTCGATCCGCGCCTTCCTCAACGTGTGCCGCCACCGGGGCTCCCGGCTCCGCACCGAGGAGTCGGGCCAGGTGAAGAATGCCTTCTCGTGTCCCTACCACGCCTGGACCTACGACCTGGAAGGCAGGCTGATCGCCGCTCCGAACCTCACCAGGATGCCCGGCCTCGACCGGTCCGGGTACGGGCTGGTGAACGTCCACGTGCGGGAGTGGCTCGGCTACGCGTGGGTGTGCCTGGCCGACGACCCCCCGTCGTTCGAGGCGGACGTGGTCGGCGAGGTGGTGACCCGGCTGGGCGCCGAGGAGCCGATCAGGAACTACGGCATCGACGAGCTCGCCGTGGGCCGCAGGATCGTCTACGACGTGAAGGCGAACTGGAAGCTCGTCGTCGAGAACTTCATGGAGTGCTACCACTGCGCCACCATCCACCCCGAGCTCACCGAGGTGCTCCCGGAGTTCGCCGACGGCTACGCGGCGCAGTCCTTCGTAGGGCACGGGGCGGAGTTCGGCGAGGAGGTCCGGGGCTTCACGGTCGACGGGTCCGAGGGCGTGGACCGGATCCCGGGGGTGAGCGAGGACCAGGACCGCCGCTACTACGCGATCACCGTCAAGCCGCAGGTCTTCATCAACCTGGTGCCCGACCATGTGATCATCCACCGGATGTTCCCCCTGGCGGCCGGCCGGACGATCGTCGAGTGCGACTGGCTGTTCCGCGAGGACGTCGTCGGGCGGGGCACGGACCTCGGCCCGTCGGTCGAGCTCTTCCACCGGGTCAACCTGCAGGACTTCGACGCCTGCGAGAGGTGCCAGCCGGCGATGGGCTCCCGGGCCTACGCCCGGGGCGGCGTCCTGGTGCCGAGCGAGCACCACATCGGGGAGTTCCACGCCTGGGTGCTCGGCAGGCTGGGGGCGGCGTCGGCGTAG
- a CDS encoding LuxR C-terminal-related transcriptional regulator codes for MAAGLTRQVAARRLRISIRTLDKHLEAVYRKLGVDSRIQEALWLNASRTRENR; via the coding sequence ATCGCGGCAGGACTCACCCGCCAGGTCGCGGCGCGACGGCTGCGGATCTCGATCAGAACCCTGGACAAGCACCTTGAAGCGGTCTACCGCAAGCTGGGGGTGGACAGCCGCATTCAGGAGGCCCTCTGGCTGAACGCCTCCCGGACAAGAGAGAACCGATGA
- a CDS encoding glycoside hydrolase family 127 protein has product MASPVLPSSGALSPLGLDSVRLTPGFWGDRVALNREVIIAHCQEWMERAGWIGNFRRLGGDPARRDPVLRQGREFSDSEIYKLLEGMAWAGHPALPELAATVARAQEEDGYLNTRWYGDRYTDFEWGHELYCYGHLIQAGVARLRTHGEDELTGVVRRAADHICRRFMDTSETCGHPVVEMALVELYRATGAERYLEMARRFVERRGLPALDDIEFGRAYFQDDLPVRRARVFRGHAVRAVYLASGAVDVAVETGDAELLSAIEAQWERTVARRVHLTGGMGSRHSDEAFGDDFELPPDRAYSETCAGIGSIMLAHRLLLATGDVRYADLAERTMFNVLATSPALEGRSFFYANPLHVRVPAAPPEGMNPAAEGGLRSPWFTVSCCPNNIARTYASLAAYVATSDASGVQIHHHTPAEIHHEGLVLRVETGYPWSGEVTVRVVRGGSGRISLRVPPWASGARISHGGTTRPVPAGYAVAEGRWRPGDEIRLHLPMTPRWTYPDRRVDAVRGCAAVERGPLVYCAESVKDEPPLALVEARVSPPVEHLVDGVVELDVEAVLVSPGADAWPYASSPRTGGPARAEDAATPPAPPAPGNADTPGPAGKADTPEPAGKAGTPEEPVPVPSGEPLRLVPYHRWGNQGPATMRVWLPTAG; this is encoded by the coding sequence GTGGCTAGTCCTGTCCTGCCCTCCTCGGGCGCGCTGTCCCCTCTGGGGCTCGATTCGGTACGGCTGACGCCGGGTTTCTGGGGCGACCGCGTCGCGCTCAACCGCGAGGTCATCATCGCCCACTGCCAGGAGTGGATGGAGCGGGCCGGCTGGATCGGCAACTTCCGCAGGCTCGGCGGGGACCCGGCCCGCCGCGACCCGGTCCTCCGGCAGGGCCGGGAGTTCAGCGACTCGGAGATCTACAAGCTGCTGGAGGGGATGGCCTGGGCCGGCCACCCCGCCCTGCCGGAGCTGGCCGCGACCGTGGCACGGGCGCAGGAGGAGGACGGCTACCTCAACACCCGCTGGTACGGCGACCGCTACACCGACTTCGAGTGGGGCCACGAGCTCTACTGCTACGGCCACCTGATCCAAGCCGGCGTCGCACGGCTCCGCACGCACGGCGAGGACGAGCTGACCGGCGTCGTCCGGCGGGCGGCCGACCACATCTGCCGGCGCTTCATGGACACCTCCGAGACGTGCGGCCATCCCGTGGTGGAGATGGCCCTGGTCGAGCTGTACCGGGCGACCGGCGCCGAGCGCTACCTGGAGATGGCCCGCCGGTTCGTCGAGCGTCGCGGGCTGCCCGCGCTGGACGACATCGAGTTCGGCCGCGCCTACTTCCAGGACGACCTCCCGGTACGGCGGGCACGGGTGTTCCGCGGCCACGCCGTACGGGCCGTCTACCTCGCCTCGGGAGCGGTCGACGTCGCCGTGGAGACCGGTGACGCCGAGCTGCTGTCGGCGATCGAGGCGCAGTGGGAGCGCACCGTCGCCCGGCGCGTCCACCTGACCGGCGGCATGGGCTCGCGCCACTCCGACGAGGCCTTCGGCGACGACTTCGAGCTGCCGCCCGACCGGGCCTACTCCGAGACCTGCGCCGGGATCGGCTCGATCATGCTCGCCCACCGGCTGCTGCTGGCCACCGGCGACGTGCGCTACGCCGACCTGGCCGAGCGGACCATGTTCAACGTGCTGGCCACCTCACCCGCGCTGGAGGGCCGCTCGTTCTTCTACGCCAACCCGCTGCACGTCCGCGTGCCCGCCGCGCCGCCGGAGGGGATGAACCCGGCCGCCGAGGGCGGCCTGCGCTCGCCGTGGTTCACCGTGTCGTGCTGCCCCAACAACATCGCCCGCACCTACGCCTCCCTGGCCGCCTACGTCGCGACCTCCGACGCCTCCGGCGTGCAGATCCACCACCACACCCCCGCCGAGATCCACCACGAAGGCCTCGTCCTGCGCGTCGAGACCGGCTACCCGTGGTCGGGCGAGGTGACCGTCCGGGTGGTCAGGGGCGGATCGGGGCGGATCTCCCTGCGGGTCCCGCCGTGGGCCTCCGGTGCGCGGATCTCCCACGGCGGGACCACCCGCCCGGTGCCCGCGGGCTACGCGGTCGCCGAAGGGCGCTGGCGGCCGGGCGACGAGATCCGCCTCCACCTGCCGATGACGCCCCGCTGGACCTACCCGGACCGCCGGGTGGACGCCGTACGCGGCTGCGCGGCGGTCGAGCGCGGCCCGCTCGTCTACTGCGCCGAGTCGGTGAAGGACGAGCCCCCGCTCGCCCTCGTCGAGGCGCGGGTCTCGCCCCCGGTCGAGCACCTCGTCGACGGCGTCGTCGAGCTCGACGTCGAGGCCGTGCTCGTCTCCCCCGGGGCGGACGCCTGGCCGTACGCCTCCTCGCCGCGGACGGGCGGCCCGGCGCGGGCGGAGGACGCGGCGACGCCGCCGGCGCCGCCGGCGCCGGGAAACGCGGACACGCCCGGACCGGCGGGGAAAGCGGACACGCCCGAGCCGGCGGGGAAAGCGGGAACCCCGGAGGAGCCTGTCCCGGTCCCCTCGGGAGAGCCCCTCAGGCTCGTGCCCTACCACCGCTGGGGCAACCAGGGCCCCGCCACCATGCGCGTCTGGCTGCCCACCGCCGGCTGA
- a CDS encoding ABC transporter substrate-binding protein: MNPRSPRGRKAGIALLGLLTAASAAACGAGGSGATEAAKSTGGLTITMWTRAATQAQSERLVKAYNSSHKNQVKLTVIPTDNYQPRIAAAAGAKQLPDIFAADVIFVPNYTSQGLFLDITDRIGALPYKDSLAPSHIKLGTLDGRSYTLPHTIDLSVWFWNKDLYEKAGLDPEKGPGTLKEFAEQAETVDEKLGKDGKVHGTFFGGNCGGCYVFTFWPSVWAANGQVMNPEGTASLNDRAPMTEVFAIYRDLYAKGVTGPTAKEEQGPTWTGFFPKGEIGVMPMPSTTLGSMPEDMKIGVAPIAGPDGGESTFVGGDSVGISSTTENADAAWEFLSWTVSDEAQVEVMAKNKDVPARTDLSGNKYSAEDPRVVMINSLVAKGQTPYALRFGQTFNDPQGPWLRLAREAVFGDAGKVAGLNADITKSLQQ; the protein is encoded by the coding sequence ATGAATCCACGTTCACCCCGAGGCCGGAAGGCCGGGATCGCCCTGCTGGGCCTGTTGACCGCCGCGTCGGCGGCCGCCTGCGGCGCAGGCGGCTCGGGCGCCACGGAGGCCGCGAAGTCCACCGGAGGCCTCACGATCACCATGTGGACGCGTGCCGCGACCCAGGCGCAGAGCGAGCGGCTGGTCAAGGCCTACAACAGCAGCCACAAGAACCAGGTGAAGCTGACCGTCATCCCGACGGACAACTACCAGCCGCGCATCGCGGCGGCCGCGGGCGCCAAGCAGCTGCCGGACATCTTCGCCGCCGATGTGATCTTCGTGCCCAACTACACCTCGCAGGGCCTGTTCCTGGACATCACCGACCGGATCGGCGCCCTGCCGTACAAGGACAGCCTCGCGCCCTCGCACATCAAGCTGGGCACGCTGGACGGCCGGTCCTACACGCTCCCGCACACCATCGACCTGTCGGTCTGGTTCTGGAATAAGGACCTGTACGAGAAGGCCGGGCTGGACCCGGAGAAGGGCCCCGGGACGCTCAAGGAGTTCGCCGAGCAGGCCGAAACGGTCGACGAGAAGCTCGGCAAGGACGGCAAGGTGCACGGCACGTTCTTCGGCGGCAACTGCGGCGGCTGCTACGTGTTCACCTTCTGGCCCTCGGTCTGGGCCGCGAACGGGCAGGTCATGAACCCCGAGGGCACGGCCTCGCTCAACGACCGGGCCCCGATGACCGAGGTGTTCGCGATCTACCGCGACCTGTACGCCAAGGGCGTCACCGGCCCCACCGCCAAGGAGGAGCAGGGCCCGACCTGGACCGGTTTCTTCCCCAAGGGCGAGATCGGCGTCATGCCGATGCCCTCGACCACGCTCGGCTCGATGCCCGAGGACATGAAGATCGGTGTCGCGCCGATCGCCGGGCCCGACGGCGGCGAGTCGACGTTCGTGGGCGGCGACTCGGTCGGCATCTCCTCCACCACCGAGAACGCCGACGCGGCCTGGGAGTTCCTGTCCTGGACGGTCTCCGACGAGGCGCAGGTCGAGGTCATGGCCAAGAACAAGGACGTGCCCGCCCGCACCGACCTGTCCGGCAACAAGTACTCCGCCGAGGACCCGCGCGTGGTGATGATCAACTCGCTGGTGGCCAAGGGGCAGACGCCGTACGCGCTGCGGTTCGGGCAGACCTTCAACGACCCGCAGGGGCCGTGGCTGCGCCTGGCCCGCGAGGCGGTGTTCGGCGACGCGGGCAAGGTCGCAGGGCTCAACGCCGACATCACCAAGTCGCTGCAGCAATGA
- a CDS encoding carbohydrate ABC transporter permease: MTVTLTRRGGRAARGAAPAPPPWWRSRGAQGWLYAAPTALIVGVLFVVPLALVVWMSLNRWPLLGQAALNAPDNYTKIADNPLFLDAVGFTLKYTVITTVLLAGAALGLALLVQERRPGVGFFRTAFFLPGAVGFASAALLFYAMLNSDFGPIDPILQALGITDEPVKWTGTPNMALFSTIALVLWRFAGFNMLILLTGLQSIPVEVYEAARSDGAGRRQIFTKITLPLLRPTLALMLILSVTGSLLAFDQFFVFTNGGPDNSTVSMVMVVYRDAFFRFDLGGAAALSVVLLVALVALNALQMRVLRRSE; the protein is encoded by the coding sequence ATGACGGTGACCCTGACACGACGCGGCGGGCGGGCGGCGCGCGGGGCCGCCCCGGCTCCACCCCCCTGGTGGCGGAGCCGGGGGGCCCAGGGCTGGCTCTACGCCGCGCCCACCGCGCTGATCGTGGGCGTGCTGTTCGTGGTGCCGCTGGCGCTGGTCGTCTGGATGTCGCTGAACCGCTGGCCGCTGCTCGGCCAGGCGGCGCTCAACGCCCCGGACAACTACACCAAGATCGCCGACAACCCGCTCTTCCTCGACGCGGTGGGCTTCACGCTGAAGTACACCGTCATCACGACGGTGCTGCTGGCCGGGGCGGCCCTCGGCCTGGCCCTGCTGGTGCAGGAGCGCAGGCCGGGCGTCGGCTTCTTCCGCACGGCGTTCTTCCTGCCCGGCGCGGTCGGCTTCGCCTCCGCGGCGCTGCTCTTCTACGCCATGCTGAACAGCGACTTCGGGCCGATCGACCCGATCCTGCAGGCCCTGGGGATCACCGACGAGCCGGTGAAATGGACGGGCACCCCGAACATGGCGCTGTTCTCCACGATCGCGCTGGTGCTGTGGCGGTTCGCCGGGTTCAACATGCTCATCCTGCTCACCGGCCTGCAGTCGATCCCGGTCGAGGTCTACGAGGCGGCCAGGAGCGACGGCGCCGGCCGCCGGCAGATCTTCACCAAAATCACGCTGCCGCTGCTCCGGCCGACGCTCGCGCTGATGCTCATCCTCAGCGTCACCGGCTCGCTGCTCGCCTTCGACCAGTTCTTCGTCTTCACCAACGGCGGCCCGGACAACAGCACCGTCTCCATGGTCATGGTCGTCTACCGCGACGCGTTCTTCCGCTTCGACCTCGGCGGCGCCGCGGCGCTGTCGGTCGTGCTGCTGGTCGCCCTGGTCGCGCTCAACGCCCTGCAGATGCGGGTGCTCAGGAGGTCGGAGTGA
- a CDS encoding carboxymuconolactone decarboxylase family protein has protein sequence MPRLPQLTEDPDGLLEETRRQLGRVPNLYAALANGPAALRGYLAMRDALTGGVLPARLREKIALLVAQENHCTYCVSAHTMRGTRMGMSEEELKLTRDGHDADLHADAVLQITQEVVRAGGRVSDESLARARQAGVTDAELAEIVAHVALNTLSNSFNHLAQPDLDFPEVTV, from the coding sequence TGCCGCAGTTGACCGAAGACCCCGATGGCCTGCTGGAGGAGACACGACGCCAGCTCGGCCGGGTGCCCAACCTGTACGCCGCGCTGGCGAACGGCCCCGCCGCGCTACGCGGTTACCTGGCGATGCGCGACGCGCTCACCGGCGGCGTGCTACCCGCCAGGCTGCGGGAGAAGATCGCCCTGCTGGTCGCGCAGGAGAACCACTGCACCTACTGCGTCAGCGCGCACACGATGCGCGGGACCCGCATGGGCATGAGCGAGGAGGAGCTGAAGCTGACCCGTGACGGCCATGACGCCGACCTGCATGCCGACGCGGTGCTGCAGATCACCCAGGAGGTCGTACGCGCGGGCGGCAGGGTGAGCGACGAGAGCCTGGCCCGTGCCCGGCAGGCCGGTGTGACCGACGCCGAACTCGCCGAGATCGTCGCCCACGTCGCCCTCAACACCCTGTCGAACTCCTTCAACCACCTGGCCCAGCCCGACCTCGACTTCCCCGAGGTGACCGTGTGA
- a CDS encoding TetR/AcrR family transcriptional regulator produces the protein MRRNPERRQSLIDAAIEVLAREGARGLTFRAVDAEAAVPVGTASNYFASRDDLFTQVGGRIYERLLPDEATIARTQEGVQDQARYAELMHELVDRVSAFDSGYLALLELRLESTRRPELRAVLTKRIREDIDTNIGNHTASGLPGDTTSVLLLYLTLNWLIVERLTLPDIFTEQEIRELVDAAVQRSLDVGADGQT, from the coding sequence GTGCGGAGAAATCCCGAACGGCGGCAGTCGCTGATCGACGCGGCCATCGAGGTACTGGCCAGGGAGGGAGCGCGGGGGCTGACCTTCCGGGCCGTTGATGCGGAGGCGGCGGTGCCCGTGGGCACCGCCTCCAACTACTTCGCCAGCCGCGACGACCTGTTCACCCAGGTCGGCGGGCGTATCTATGAGCGCTTGCTACCCGACGAGGCCACGATCGCCCGCACCCAGGAGGGCGTGCAGGACCAGGCCCGCTACGCCGAGCTCATGCACGAGCTGGTGGACCGGGTCTCCGCCTTCGATTCGGGCTACCTGGCGCTGCTCGAACTCCGGTTGGAGTCCACCCGGCGCCCCGAGCTGCGCGCCGTACTGACCAAGCGCATCCGCGAGGACATCGACACCAACATCGGCAACCACACCGCCTCGGGCCTGCCTGGCGACACGACCTCGGTGCTGCTCCTCTACCTCACGCTGAACTGGCTCATCGTGGAGCGGCTGACACTGCCCGACATCTTCACCGAGCAGGAGATCCGCGAGCTGGTGGACGCGGCCGTACAGAGATCGCTGGATGTGGGCGCGGACGGGCAGACCTGA
- a CDS encoding carbohydrate ABC transporter permease has translation MRTRYYSTMSALAVLFLFPLLWSGWSSFDGGVGNYTEMARFGEGVGTYLTNSALVSAMTVAGTLVISALGGYAFARFDFPGKNLLFLTTLAILMVPYATILIPLYVLLGYIGLQNSLVGLSLVFVMFQLPFALFMMRNAFEAIPRELEEAALIDGCGTFRAFSRILLRAVRPALITVGLFAFLASWNDFFAPLILLNDGASFTLPVAVVSMTQRTFGAVDYGMLQAGVMVMAVPCLILFIVLQRHYVRGFMSGALRG, from the coding sequence ATGAGAACGCGGTACTACAGCACGATGTCGGCCCTGGCGGTGCTCTTCCTGTTCCCGCTGCTGTGGAGCGGCTGGTCCTCCTTCGACGGAGGGGTGGGGAACTACACCGAGATGGCCCGGTTCGGCGAGGGCGTCGGCACCTACCTGACCAACAGCGCGCTGGTGTCGGCGATGACCGTCGCCGGCACGCTGGTGATCTCCGCCCTCGGCGGCTACGCCTTCGCCCGCTTCGACTTCCCCGGCAAGAACCTGCTCTTCCTCACCACGCTGGCGATCCTGATGGTGCCGTACGCGACCATCCTGATCCCGCTCTACGTCCTGCTCGGCTACATCGGCCTGCAGAACTCCCTGGTCGGTCTCTCGCTCGTCTTCGTGATGTTCCAGCTGCCGTTCGCGCTGTTCATGATGCGCAACGCCTTCGAGGCCATCCCCCGCGAGCTGGAGGAGGCCGCCCTCATCGACGGCTGCGGCACCTTCCGGGCCTTCTCCCGCATCCTGCTGCGCGCGGTGCGGCCCGCTCTGATCACCGTCGGCCTGTTCGCCTTCCTCGCCTCCTGGAACGACTTCTTCGCGCCGCTCATCCTGCTCAACGACGGCGCGAGCTTCACCCTCCCGGTGGCCGTGGTCAGCATGACCCAGCGCACGTTCGGCGCCGTCGACTACGGCATGTTGCAGGCGGGGGTCATGGTCATGGCCGTGCCCTGCCTGATCCTCTTCATCGTTCTGCAGCGCCACTACGTGCGCGGATTCATGTCAGGAGCGTTGCGTGGCTAG
- a CDS encoding dihydrofolate reductase family protein: MRKLVYYIGVSLDGYIAGPNAEFDFYPVSDQMAAWINARYPETLPTHIRGLVGLDGVPNKVFDTLVMGRGTFEPALAVPTTSPYAHLRQYVVSSTLKIDDPTVRVETGDPVELVRRLKAEDTGMDIYLCGGGKLAASLLPEIDEIILKSYPVVAGAGIPMFSGEFSPTLFTPTRRESFDNGAQVTWLARA; this comes from the coding sequence ATGCGAAAGCTTGTGTACTACATCGGTGTCTCGCTTGACGGCTACATCGCCGGCCCCAACGCCGAGTTCGACTTCTATCCCGTGTCGGACCAGATGGCCGCCTGGATCAACGCCCGTTATCCCGAGACGCTCCCCACTCACATCCGCGGGCTCGTGGGCCTCGACGGCGTCCCCAACAAGGTCTTCGACACGCTCGTGATGGGCCGCGGCACCTTCGAGCCGGCCCTGGCCGTCCCCACCACGAGCCCCTACGCCCATCTGCGCCAGTACGTCGTCTCCAGCACGCTGAAGATCGACGACCCGACCGTGCGGGTGGAGACCGGTGACCCGGTCGAGCTCGTCCGGCGGCTGAAGGCCGAGGACACCGGTATGGACATCTACCTCTGCGGCGGCGGCAAGCTCGCCGCCTCCCTGCTCCCGGAGATCGACGAGATCATCCTCAAGAGCTACCCCGTGGTGGCGGGCGCCGGCATCCCGATGTTCTCGGGAGAGTTCAGCCCCACCCTGTTCACCCCCACCCGGCGCGAGTCCTTCGACAACGGCGCCCAGGTCACCTGGCTCGCCAGGGCGTAG
- a CDS encoding TenA family protein, producing the protein MFCDDVWARSAALLRAIHEHPFNAALGEGTLDRRRFAFYIVQDARYLEAFSKALATASVRAADPEEAAFWSSSAHAALAAERTLHEGYIEEYGLSATDLSGIRTSPTCLGYSSFLQAVALAAPYSVLVAAVLPCFWVYQDVGAALVKQVGDVAGHPYRAWISTYADPDFAKSVERAKEIADRLAAGADGETRAAMTEAFVQATEYEWMFWDSAWRRETWPTEQWRPGS; encoded by the coding sequence ATGTTCTGCGACGACGTCTGGGCACGCTCCGCCGCACTGCTGCGAGCCATCCACGAGCACCCCTTCAACGCCGCACTCGGCGAGGGCACCCTCGACCGCCGGCGGTTCGCCTTCTACATCGTGCAGGACGCCAGATATCTCGAGGCGTTCTCCAAGGCGCTCGCCACCGCCTCGGTGCGGGCCGCCGACCCCGAGGAGGCCGCGTTCTGGTCGAGCAGCGCGCACGCCGCGCTGGCCGCCGAGCGGACCCTGCACGAGGGCTACATCGAGGAGTACGGCCTGAGCGCCACCGACCTCTCGGGCATCCGCACCTCGCCCACCTGTCTCGGCTACTCCTCCTTCCTGCAGGCCGTCGCGCTGGCCGCGCCGTACTCGGTGCTCGTCGCCGCCGTCCTGCCATGTTTCTGGGTCTACCAGGACGTGGGGGCGGCGCTTGTGAAGCAGGTCGGCGACGTCGCCGGCCATCCCTACCGCGCGTGGATCTCCACCTACGCCGATCCGGATTTCGCCAAGTCGGTCGAGCGGGCCAAGGAGATCGCCGACCGGCTGGCGGCCGGGGCGGACGGCGAGACCCGCGCGGCCATGACCGAGGCGTTCGTCCAGGCCACGGAGTACGAGTGGATGTTCTGGGACAGCGCCTGGCGGCGGGAGACCTGGCCCACGGAACAGTGGCGGCCCGGCAGCTGA
- a CDS encoding LacI family DNA-binding transcriptional regulator, which produces MASLAGVSIATASKALNGRDQVRAETRQRVLEAAEELAFQPNALARGLLSGQTRTVGLLTSDSVGRFGIPVLLGAEDAFGAGEMALLLCDARGDAIREQHYIRTLLSRRVDGLIVVGESTNTRSSISRDLPIPVVYAYGESDNPDDVSFVPDDVGGAVLAVRHLLTAGRRRIAHVTGPMDYKAARDRTEGLRRALEEAGVAQVGETLSGAWSQRWGRHAAEMLLMAEPEVDAVFCGSDQIAAGFVEATRERGRRIPDDIAVVGYDNWEVFSTETRPALTTVDMNLETLGRTAAQHLFAAIDGRATPGVHRMPCRLVIRDSTAPRGPS; this is translated from the coding sequence GTGGCATCCCTGGCAGGGGTGTCGATCGCCACCGCGTCCAAGGCGCTGAACGGCCGGGACCAGGTGCGGGCGGAGACCCGGCAGCGGGTGCTGGAGGCCGCGGAGGAGCTCGCCTTCCAGCCCAACGCCCTGGCCAGAGGGCTGCTGTCCGGGCAGACCCGGACCGTCGGGCTGCTCACCAGCGACAGCGTCGGCAGGTTCGGGATCCCGGTGCTGCTCGGCGCGGAGGACGCGTTCGGGGCGGGGGAGATGGCGCTGCTGCTGTGCGACGCCCGTGGTGACGCCATCCGCGAGCAGCACTACATCCGCACGCTGCTCTCCCGGCGCGTGGACGGCCTCATAGTGGTCGGCGAGAGCACGAACACGCGCTCGTCCATCAGCCGCGACCTGCCCATCCCGGTGGTCTACGCCTACGGGGAGTCCGACAACCCGGACGACGTCTCGTTCGTCCCCGACGACGTGGGCGGCGCGGTCCTCGCCGTACGGCACCTGCTGACCGCGGGGCGGCGCAGGATCGCGCACGTCACGGGACCGATGGACTACAAGGCCGCGAGGGACAGGACCGAGGGCCTGCGGAGGGCGCTGGAGGAGGCCGGCGTCGCCCAGGTCGGCGAGACGCTCTCCGGTGCGTGGTCGCAGCGCTGGGGCCGGCACGCTGCGGAGATGCTGCTGATGGCCGAGCCGGAGGTGGACGCCGTCTTCTGCGGCAGCGACCAGATCGCGGCGGGGTTCGTCGAGGCCACCAGGGAGCGGGGCCGCCGCATCCCCGACGACATCGCGGTCGTGGGCTACGACAACTGGGAGGTGTTCTCCACCGAGACCCGGCCCGCGCTGACCACGGTCGACATGAACCTGGAGACGCTCGGCCGCACCGCCGCCCAGCACCTGTTCGCCGCCATCGACGGCCGTGCCACCCCGGGCGTCCACCGCATGCCCTGCCGGCTCGTCATCCGCGACTCCACCGCGCCCCGGGGACCCTCCTGA